Genomic DNA from Candidatus Methylacidiphilales bacterium:
TCCCGCCTCAACCTTGGCCTTCAGGTAGTCGATTTCCTTCAAGCGGTTGGGGGTGGCAGGGTGGCCCTCGGGAAATCCCGCGACGCCGATTCCAAAGTGCGGAAAATTTTTTTTGATGAAGGCAACCAGTTCGGCGGCATAGCGAAACCCGCCGGATGTTTCCTGCCACTGGGTTTGTCCCCGCGGCGGATCTCCGCGTAGTGCGAGGATGTTGTGGATGCCATTTTCGTTGTAACGATCCAGGATGGAGCGGATTTCGTCCCGGCTGGAGCCGACGCAGGTGAGGTGGGCGACGGGGTTCAGATTGGTTTCGCGGGCGAGCCGGACGACGAGTTGATGGGTCCGGTCGCGGGTTGTACCTCCTGCTCCGTATGTTACGCTGACCGAGGCGGGTTGAAGCGGAATCAGGTCGGTGATGGTATGAAAGAGGCTCTCTCCATCGGCATCCGTTTTGGGCGGAAAAAACTCGAAGCTGAAAGCCGGGTGTTTGATGTCCAGGATGTCTCGGATCAACATGGGATTACTTTAGCATCGTTAACGGGTATTTGCCCATTACAGTTTTAAGCCTTGGATAGCATAGGATAGGCTTATTCCCAAGGGGGTACTTTGATGGTTGACTTTTTAGAGTACTTTACATAAAAAGGCATCACTATGCACCTTCCTTCCCTACGGATAGGCGTTTTCGGGCTTGTCGCCTGTGCTGCTTTGAGCATGACGCTACATGCCGAAACGGCAGACCAGGTCGTGCTTCCCCCGGCTCCACGCCCTCTTCCTCCACCCCCGGCTGATACTTCAACTACTTCCACATCTGATATGACCGGCGGTTCCGACTCAGGAGCGGTACAACAAAACAAAACCACTTCTTCATCAAAATCCCGTGATGTACAACAGCAAAATCAGGCCCCTGCAAGTACTCCCCCGGTACCGCGTGGGAGCAAGGGACCGGAATTTGCCAGTACTGTGGGCTTGCGCAAAGAACCCCGGACCGGTTTCAGTTTTGCGGTTTTCGGCGGCGCCAATCTGTTTGAATCGCTGTCGGGAACCTTGGACAGTCAGGCCATTGTC
This window encodes:
- the metF gene encoding methylenetetrahydrofolate reductase [NAD(P)H]; translation: MLIRDILDIKHPAFSFEFFPPKTDADGESLFHTITDLIPLQPASVSVTYGAGGTTRDRTHQLVVRLARETNLNPVAHLTCVGSSRDEIRSILDRYNENGIHNILALRGDPPRGQTQWQETSGGFRYAAELVAFIKKNFPHFGIGVAGFPEGHPATPNRLKEIDYLKAKVEAGADYIVTQLFFDNRDFYDFVERCHLAGIRVPIIAGIMPITTRSGMIRMAELAAGTRFPASLLKIMARCADDPSVEKAGIHWATEQVRDLIDHNVRGIHFYTLNRALATRKIYETLSMHSLA